A region of Pyxidicoccus parkwaysis DNA encodes the following proteins:
- a CDS encoding DNA-methyltransferase, which translates to MSAHAAAPSLKVVRRSLSESVYAKGEAYTLLHGDSLELMEQFEPQTFDMIFADPPYFLSNGGTTCKGGKRVSVQKGKWDESRGIEEDHQFTTAWLAACQRLLKPTGTLWVSGTQHVIFNVGFAMQKLGYKLLNTVTWFKPNASPNLACRYFTHSTELLIWASPKSGGKLQHVFNYSRMKTENGGKQMRDAWVLPPSGDAELTADGEGRLWTLTVPRGGEEKAFGSHPTQKPVALLERILEASCPPDALVLDPFNGSGTSGVAALKLGHRYVGIDMDEKYLALSEKRLQAVSSK; encoded by the coding sequence ATGTCCGCGCACGCTGCAGCCCCTTCCCTGAAGGTTGTCCGCCGCTCCCTGAGCGAGAGCGTCTATGCGAAGGGTGAGGCCTACACGCTGCTGCACGGCGACAGCCTGGAGCTCATGGAGCAGTTCGAGCCCCAGACGTTCGACATGATTTTCGCCGACCCGCCGTACTTCCTCTCCAACGGCGGCACCACCTGCAAGGGTGGCAAGCGCGTGTCCGTGCAGAAGGGCAAGTGGGACGAGTCGCGCGGCATCGAAGAGGACCACCAGTTCACCACCGCGTGGCTCGCGGCCTGCCAGCGGCTGCTCAAGCCCACCGGCACGCTCTGGGTGAGCGGCACCCAGCACGTCATCTTCAACGTGGGCTTCGCCATGCAGAAGCTCGGCTACAAGCTCCTCAACACCGTCACCTGGTTCAAGCCCAACGCGAGCCCCAACCTCGCGTGCCGCTACTTCACGCACTCCACGGAGCTGCTCATCTGGGCCTCGCCGAAGTCCGGCGGCAAGCTGCAGCACGTCTTCAACTACTCGCGCATGAAGACGGAGAACGGCGGCAAGCAGATGCGTGACGCGTGGGTGCTGCCGCCCTCCGGCGACGCGGAGCTCACCGCGGACGGCGAGGGCCGGCTGTGGACGCTCACCGTCCCGCGCGGCGGCGAGGAGAAGGCCTTCGGCAGCCACCCCACGCAGAAGCCGGTGGCCCTGCTGGAGCGCATCCTCGAGGCGAGCTGCCCTCCGGACGCGCTCGTGCTGGACCCCTTCAACGGCAGCGGCACCTCCGGCGTGGCGGCCCTCAAGCTGGGCCACCGCTACGTGGGCATCGACATGGACGAGAAGTACCTCGCCCTGTCGGAGAAGCGCCTGCAGGCCGTGTCGTCGAAGTAG
- a CDS encoding M1 family metallopeptidase: MARLDPHSYNDSTQPETETLDWRARVDFRTRRLHAEATLTLKEASAGPLDLDTRDLEIRAVTDASGRPLPYMLSPPEPILGSRLRVELPPGLKQLTVRYRTSPGASALQWLTPSQTAGGQHPFLYSQCQAIHARSVVPLQDTPRIRIRYRAALRVPKALKAVMGASFVRREEHGVEAEEHYEMPQPVPPYLLAFAVGSLAPKELGPRSRVWAEPELLEDAAEEFAGVDDMLRAAESLFGPYDWERFDLLTMPPSFPYGGMENPRLTFLTPTLIAGDKSLVNVVAHELAHSWTGNLVTNASAEHFWLNEGFTVFAERRILEALAGPEIAALHAALGRRALEEALHHFRSHPQLTALRTHLAGVDPDEAFSQIPYEKGYLLLRAMEDAAGRTAFDEFLRRYLATYRFRALTTEEFAAFVERELPGVLAKVDADAYIHKPGVPPGAPSPRSGRLEALVRTRGTVPTAETVKHWTPTEWQLYLEWLPSDTPRDTIRQLDERFSLTKSRNSEVLVSWLVAAVRAGWEPAVARTEEFLGEVGRMKYLKPLYGVLASSREYRGLARSLFKKHAERYHPIARQGVELILSRV; this comes from the coding sequence ATGGCGCGCCTCGACCCACACTCCTACAACGACAGCACGCAGCCTGAGACGGAAACCCTGGACTGGAGGGCTCGCGTCGATTTCAGGACGCGGCGTCTGCACGCGGAAGCAACACTGACGCTGAAGGAAGCGTCGGCCGGTCCACTGGACCTCGATACTCGGGATCTGGAAATCCGAGCGGTGACGGACGCGAGCGGTCGTCCCTTGCCCTACATGCTGTCGCCACCGGAGCCGATTCTGGGCAGCCGGCTGCGCGTGGAGCTGCCGCCGGGGCTGAAGCAGCTCACGGTGCGCTACCGGACGTCCCCCGGCGCGAGCGCGCTCCAGTGGCTGACGCCCTCCCAGACGGCCGGGGGCCAGCACCCCTTCCTGTACAGCCAGTGCCAGGCCATCCACGCGCGCAGCGTGGTGCCGCTGCAGGACACGCCGCGCATCCGCATCCGCTACCGCGCGGCGCTGCGGGTGCCCAAGGCGCTGAAGGCCGTGATGGGCGCCAGCTTCGTGCGCCGCGAGGAGCACGGCGTGGAGGCGGAAGAGCACTACGAGATGCCGCAGCCGGTGCCGCCGTACCTGCTGGCCTTCGCCGTGGGCAGCCTCGCGCCGAAGGAATTGGGCCCGCGCTCGCGGGTGTGGGCGGAGCCGGAGTTGTTGGAGGACGCGGCGGAGGAGTTCGCCGGCGTGGACGACATGCTCCGCGCCGCCGAGTCCCTCTTCGGGCCGTACGACTGGGAGCGCTTCGATTTGCTCACCATGCCTCCGTCGTTCCCCTACGGCGGCATGGAGAACCCGCGCCTCACCTTCCTCACGCCCACGCTGATTGCCGGGGACAAGAGCCTCGTCAACGTGGTGGCGCACGAGCTGGCGCACTCGTGGACGGGCAACCTGGTGACGAACGCGTCCGCGGAGCACTTCTGGCTCAACGAGGGCTTCACCGTCTTCGCCGAGCGCCGCATCCTGGAGGCGCTGGCCGGGCCCGAAATCGCGGCGCTGCACGCGGCGCTGGGGCGGCGCGCGCTGGAGGAGGCGCTGCACCACTTCCGCTCGCACCCGCAGCTCACCGCGCTGCGCACGCACCTGGCGGGCGTGGACCCGGACGAGGCCTTCTCCCAGATTCCGTACGAGAAGGGCTACCTGCTCCTGCGCGCCATGGAGGACGCGGCGGGGCGCACGGCCTTCGACGAATTCCTCCGGCGCTACCTCGCCACGTACCGCTTCCGCGCGCTCACCACCGAGGAGTTCGCCGCCTTCGTGGAGCGGGAGCTTCCCGGGGTGCTGGCGAAGGTGGACGCGGACGCGTACATCCACAAGCCGGGCGTGCCGCCGGGCGCGCCCTCCCCTCGCTCCGGCAGGCTGGAGGCGCTGGTGCGCACGCGCGGCACGGTGCCCACGGCGGAGACGGTGAAGCACTGGACGCCCACCGAGTGGCAGCTCTACCTGGAGTGGCTGCCGTCGGACACGCCGCGAGACACCATCCGCCAGCTCGACGAGCGCTTCAGCCTCACGAAGAGCCGCAACTCGGAGGTGCTGGTGTCGTGGCTGGTGGCGGCGGTGCGCGCGGGCTGGGAGCCGGCCGTCGCGCGCACGGAGGAGTTCCTCGGCGAGGTGGGCCGCATGAAGTACCTCAAGCCGCTGTACGGCGTGCTGGCGTCCTCACGCGAGTACCGGGGCCTGGCGCGCTCGCTCTTCAAGAAGCACGCGGAGCGCTACCACCCGATTGCGCGACAGGGCGTGGAGCTCATCCTGTCCCGCGTCTGA
- a CDS encoding 3-hydroxyacyl-CoA dehydrogenase/enoyl-CoA hydratase family protein: protein MTTRIRKVAVLGAGVMGSGIAAHLANSGVRALLLDIVPPKANPGEDTSSKAFRNKFATGALANMRKQKPSPIVSEQVFSNIEVGNFDDDLHRIEECDWVVEVVKEDLGVKQALFERVEKFMRKGTIVSSNTSGMSIEGMTQGRGADFKKNFLVTHFFNPVRYMKLLELVAGKETSPEVLKTLHRFGEEVLGKGIVYGKDTTNFIANRIGTYGMMKTIAGMGPAEMTIEEVDKVFGPPMGRPKSAVFRTTDIVGLDTFVHVAKNCYDTLTHDEEREAFRMPQFILDMVQKGILGDKSGGGFYKKVGKDIQVLDLGTMQYRAQNKVRFESLGAAKEVENVRERVAVVMNGQDKAAKFAERISLDVMAYTSRRIPEIADDLVNIDRAMRWGYAWDLGPFEAWDAYGVKKGVERMKELGLKPAAWVEEMLAKGRTSFYGVENGKDTYWDIPTKSVKVVPENARTQRVEYLKRGNKKVAGNDSATLWDMGDGATLLEFHSKMNSIDDQIIEMMNTALDETEKNFKGLVIGNDGANFSAGANIVALLWAAKSGEFEPIRKMVKDFQAANQRMRYSPVPVVTAPFNLTLGGGSEVTMGGNAVQASAELYMGLVEVGVGLIPGGGGNMQLLRNVFGPYAADKDFDALPFLKKVFLAIGTAKVATSAEEAREIGFLSQQDGITSNRDFLLSDAKARVLGMANAGFKPPRPTRFRLPGSSGAATIDMMLYDMELNGQVSAHDRKIAQKLARVLTGGDTSPSVLVTEEKLLELEAEAFLSLCGEEKTQDRLQHMIEKGKPLRN, encoded by the coding sequence ATGACGACGCGGATCCGCAAAGTGGCTGTGCTGGGCGCCGGAGTCATGGGCAGCGGCATCGCCGCGCACCTGGCCAACTCGGGCGTGCGCGCGCTCCTCCTGGACATCGTTCCCCCCAAGGCCAACCCCGGCGAGGACACCTCGTCCAAGGCCTTCCGCAACAAGTTCGCGACGGGCGCGCTGGCCAACATGCGCAAGCAGAAGCCCAGCCCCATCGTCTCCGAGCAGGTCTTCTCCAACATCGAGGTGGGCAACTTCGATGACGACCTGCACCGCATCGAGGAGTGCGACTGGGTGGTGGAGGTGGTGAAGGAGGACCTCGGCGTCAAGCAGGCCCTCTTCGAGCGCGTGGAGAAGTTCATGCGCAAGGGCACCATCGTCTCCTCCAACACCTCCGGCATGTCCATCGAGGGCATGACCCAGGGCCGCGGCGCGGACTTCAAGAAGAACTTCCTCGTCACGCACTTCTTCAACCCGGTCCGCTACATGAAGCTCCTGGAGCTCGTGGCCGGCAAGGAGACCTCTCCGGAGGTGCTCAAGACGCTGCACCGCTTCGGCGAGGAAGTGCTCGGCAAGGGCATCGTCTACGGCAAGGACACCACCAACTTCATCGCCAACCGCATCGGCACGTACGGGATGATGAAGACCATCGCCGGCATGGGCCCCGCGGAGATGACGATTGAAGAGGTGGACAAGGTCTTCGGTCCGCCCATGGGCCGCCCCAAGTCCGCCGTCTTCCGCACCACGGACATCGTCGGCCTGGACACCTTCGTCCACGTGGCGAAGAACTGCTACGACACCCTCACCCACGACGAGGAGCGTGAGGCGTTCCGCATGCCCCAGTTCATCCTCGACATGGTGCAGAAGGGCATCCTGGGCGACAAGAGCGGCGGCGGCTTCTACAAGAAGGTCGGCAAGGACATCCAGGTCCTCGACCTGGGCACCATGCAGTACCGCGCCCAGAACAAGGTGCGCTTCGAGTCGCTGGGCGCCGCGAAGGAAGTGGAGAACGTCCGCGAGCGCGTCGCGGTGGTGATGAACGGCCAGGACAAGGCCGCGAAGTTCGCCGAGCGGATTTCGCTGGACGTCATGGCCTACACCAGCCGCCGCATCCCCGAGATTGCGGACGACCTGGTCAACATCGACCGCGCCATGCGCTGGGGCTACGCCTGGGATTTGGGGCCCTTCGAGGCCTGGGATGCCTACGGCGTGAAGAAGGGCGTGGAGCGGATGAAGGAGCTGGGCCTCAAGCCCGCCGCCTGGGTGGAGGAGATGCTGGCCAAGGGCCGCACGTCCTTCTACGGCGTGGAGAACGGCAAGGACACGTACTGGGACATCCCCACGAAGTCCGTGAAGGTGGTGCCGGAGAACGCGCGCACGCAGCGCGTGGAGTACCTCAAGCGCGGCAACAAGAAGGTCGCTGGCAACGACTCCGCCACCCTGTGGGACATGGGCGACGGCGCCACGCTGCTGGAGTTCCACAGCAAGATGAACTCCATCGATGACCAGATCATCGAGATGATGAACACGGCGCTGGACGAGACGGAGAAGAACTTCAAGGGCCTCGTCATCGGCAACGACGGCGCCAACTTCTCCGCGGGCGCCAACATCGTCGCGCTGCTGTGGGCGGCGAAGAGCGGCGAGTTCGAGCCCATCCGGAAGATGGTGAAGGACTTCCAGGCGGCCAACCAGCGCATGCGCTACAGCCCGGTGCCGGTGGTGACGGCGCCCTTCAACCTCACCCTGGGCGGCGGCTCCGAGGTGACGATGGGCGGCAACGCCGTCCAGGCCAGCGCCGAGCTGTACATGGGCCTGGTGGAAGTGGGCGTGGGCCTCATCCCCGGCGGCGGCGGCAACATGCAGCTGCTGCGCAACGTCTTCGGCCCGTACGCCGCGGACAAGGACTTCGACGCGCTGCCCTTCCTCAAGAAGGTGTTCCTGGCCATCGGCACGGCCAAGGTCGCCACCAGCGCCGAGGAGGCCCGGGAGATTGGCTTCCTGTCGCAGCAGGACGGCATCACCTCCAACCGCGACTTCCTCCTGTCGGACGCGAAGGCGCGCGTGCTGGGCATGGCCAACGCGGGCTTCAAGCCGCCGCGTCCCACGCGCTTCCGCCTGCCGGGCTCCAGCGGCGCGGCCACCATCGACATGATGCTCTACGACATGGAGCTCAACGGCCAGGTGAGCGCCCATGACCGCAAGATTGCCCAGAAGCTCGCGCGGGTGCTGACGGGTGGCGACACCAGCCCCTCCGTCCTCGTCACCGAGGAGAAGCTGCTGGAGCTGGAGGCGGAGGCCTTCCTGAGCCTGTGCGGCGAGGAGAAGACCCAGGACCGCCTGCAGCACATGATTGAGAAGGGCAAGCCGCTGCGGAACTGA
- a CDS encoding thiolase family protein, which translates to MPGRVVIASAVRTPFTRAHKGEFKDTRPDTLAAVAIKEAVAQVPGLKPADIEDVILGCAMPEAEQGMNVARIATLLAGLPDTVPAMTINRFCSSGSQSIAQVAQAILAGTIEVGIGGGTESMTMVPMGGNKASANPEVMQKLPEVYTSMGATAENIASRYGVTREDADKFAYESQRRAATAREQGRFKDEIVPVTTTFFDEEGNAKTVTVTNDTILRPDTTLEGLAKLKPAFNQKGVVTAGNASPLTDGAAAAVVMSEAKAKELGVKALGYYVDSTVAGVPPEIMGVGPVPAVRKLLARNKLEVKDIDVFELNEAFAAQALYCIRELGIPLDKVNPNGGATALGHPLGVSGARMVATILRELKRRNGRYGVVSMCIGGGMGFAMLLEAAK; encoded by the coding sequence ATGCCTGGTCGAGTCGTGATTGCCAGCGCGGTGCGCACGCCCTTCACCCGCGCGCACAAGGGAGAGTTCAAGGACACGCGGCCGGACACCCTGGCCGCCGTGGCCATCAAGGAGGCCGTGGCGCAGGTTCCCGGCCTGAAGCCGGCGGACATCGAGGACGTCATCCTCGGCTGTGCCATGCCGGAGGCGGAGCAGGGCATGAACGTGGCGCGCATCGCCACCCTGCTCGCCGGCCTGCCGGACACCGTGCCGGCGATGACCATCAACCGCTTCTGTTCGTCGGGCTCGCAGTCCATCGCCCAGGTGGCGCAGGCCATCCTGGCGGGAACCATTGAAGTGGGCATCGGCGGCGGCACCGAGTCCATGACCATGGTGCCGATGGGCGGCAACAAGGCGAGCGCCAACCCCGAGGTGATGCAGAAGCTGCCCGAGGTCTACACCTCGATGGGCGCGACGGCCGAGAACATCGCCTCGCGCTACGGCGTCACGCGCGAGGACGCGGACAAGTTCGCGTACGAGAGCCAGCGCCGTGCCGCCACCGCGCGTGAGCAGGGTAGGTTCAAGGACGAAATCGTCCCGGTGACGACGACGTTCTTCGACGAGGAAGGCAACGCGAAGACGGTGACGGTGACGAACGACACCATCCTCCGTCCGGACACCACGCTGGAGGGCCTGGCGAAGCTGAAGCCGGCCTTCAACCAGAAGGGCGTGGTGACGGCGGGCAACGCGTCGCCGCTGACGGACGGCGCGGCGGCCGCGGTGGTGATGAGCGAGGCGAAGGCGAAGGAGCTCGGCGTGAAGGCGCTGGGCTACTACGTGGACTCCACCGTGGCGGGCGTGCCGCCGGAAATCATGGGCGTGGGTCCTGTGCCGGCGGTGCGCAAGCTGCTGGCGCGCAACAAGCTCGAGGTGAAGGACATCGACGTCTTCGAGCTGAACGAGGCCTTCGCGGCGCAGGCGCTGTACTGCATCCGCGAGCTGGGCATTCCGCTGGACAAGGTGAACCCGAACGGCGGCGCCACCGCCCTCGGCCACCCGCTGGGCGTGTCCGGCGCGCGCATGGTCGCCACGATTCTGCGCGAGCTGAAGCGCCGCAACGGCCGCTACGGCGTCGTCAGCATGTGCATCGGCGGCGGCATGGGCTTCGCCATGCTGCTCGAGGCGGCGAAGTAG
- a CDS encoding RCC1 domain-containing protein: MHIDTYSRTRLWLAALLSVVLVAAGCGAPGSADEEAMGSVAQGVITPQRSRVAAGGGHSLYLTPVGTVWTWGFNDTGQLGDGTTTTRPLPGLVEGLTDVVSVSAGGTHSAVIRSDATVWTWGDNASGQLGDGTTTRRTSPVQVPALTNVVALAPGYGHTLALRSDGTVWAWGDNSQGQLGDGTTTSRSVPYQVPGLTNVVSLASGFFSSMALKGDGTAWAWGDNSQGQLGDGTTTQRTSPVQVLGLPTGVVSLASGYGFSLALRSDGSVWSWGFNGAGSLGDGTTTNRLSPGIIAGLTDVKAVTAGVYFGLALKGDGSLRAWGDNTDGQQGEGTFIRHLSPVPVSTLGPVETLATGFGHTVALLRDGGLRTWGRNPRGELGVGLFTDRPVPGPVPSLTGVTAISAGADHMVARRNDGTVWTWGDNSDGQLGDDLGARAGTPRQVMGLPAITAVATGWAHSLALATDGTVWAWGRNGWGQLGNGTYNHTTGVGQVLGLWGIVAISAGNDHSLALRNDGTLWAWGHNDKGQVGNGSTAGSINSPVQVLTQVASLGAHMGTSHSIVTRTDGSVWVWGDSYFSQLGIPGVLGTLTPLQVGGISGTITSAVGGAMHSFAVGSDGTVWAWGLQGNGSLGLPGVTTQQSPTRVPLLTNVIAVAGRNRHGLALRGDGTLRTWGANSDGQLGDGTFVDRASPITVPVQGTFTAVGTSLFASMALRNDGTVWVWGSSSGGLLGNATTDSGSALPVEPKGIPKRVPVSAGAFHTLALRADGTARAWGNNGSGQLGDGTYSNRSLPISSTGMSCTQAVASGGVHTLALRCDGTVWAWGNNSAGALGTGTGTTGTPTRVPGLSGVVAIAAGVDFSLALRNDGSVFAWGNNASGQLGDGSTTSRTAPVQVTGLANVAAIAAGHAHALALRADGTLWAWGKNDAGQVGDYTVTNRTVPVQVLTGVKGMDASSQHSLAVGNDGSLWAWGNNTFGQLGTGTYSDAFFPTQVTGVSGLDNVSAGAHFSLAVGTDGSLWSWGRNQDGELGDGTTVQRNTPAKVTSLTGVTVASAGEQHGVVYLQDGSVRAWGLNVFGQLGLGDTVTRTSPAQVTGL, translated from the coding sequence ATGCACATCGATACGTATTCGAGGACCCGCCTGTGGCTGGCGGCGCTGCTGAGCGTCGTACTGGTTGCGGCGGGCTGTGGAGCACCTGGAAGCGCGGACGAGGAGGCGATGGGCTCGGTGGCCCAGGGCGTCATCACGCCCCAGCGCTCGCGGGTGGCGGCCGGAGGCGGCCACTCGCTGTACCTCACACCGGTGGGAACGGTGTGGACCTGGGGCTTCAACGACACGGGGCAGCTCGGCGATGGCACCACCACCACGCGGCCGCTGCCGGGGTTGGTGGAGGGACTGACAGACGTCGTGTCCGTCTCCGCGGGTGGCACGCACTCGGCGGTGATTCGCTCCGACGCCACCGTCTGGACGTGGGGCGACAATGCCTCCGGGCAGCTCGGTGACGGCACCACCACGCGGCGCACTTCGCCGGTGCAGGTACCGGCGTTGACCAACGTCGTGGCGCTGGCCCCGGGCTACGGGCACACGCTGGCGCTGCGCTCGGACGGCACCGTGTGGGCCTGGGGTGACAACTCGCAGGGACAGCTCGGCGATGGCACCACCACCTCGCGCTCGGTGCCGTACCAGGTGCCGGGGCTGACGAATGTGGTGTCGCTGGCCTCGGGCTTCTTCTCGTCGATGGCGCTGAAGGGCGACGGTACCGCCTGGGCCTGGGGTGACAACTCGCAGGGACAGCTCGGGGATGGCACCACCACGCAGCGCACGTCTCCGGTGCAGGTGCTGGGCCTGCCCACGGGCGTGGTGTCGCTGGCCTCCGGCTATGGCTTCTCCCTGGCGCTGCGCTCGGATGGCAGCGTGTGGTCCTGGGGCTTCAACGGGGCGGGCAGCCTCGGGGATGGAACGACGACGAACCGCCTGTCGCCCGGAATCATCGCGGGCCTCACGGATGTGAAGGCGGTGACGGCGGGCGTGTACTTCGGACTGGCACTGAAGGGGGACGGCTCCCTCCGGGCCTGGGGCGACAACACGGATGGCCAGCAGGGAGAAGGCACCTTCATCCGGCACCTGTCACCGGTGCCCGTGTCCACGCTGGGGCCCGTGGAGACGCTGGCCACCGGCTTCGGGCACACGGTGGCGCTGCTCCGCGATGGCGGCCTGCGCACCTGGGGCCGCAATCCCCGTGGTGAGCTCGGCGTGGGGCTCTTCACGGACCGGCCCGTGCCCGGCCCGGTGCCCTCGCTGACGGGCGTGACGGCCATCTCCGCTGGCGCCGACCACATGGTGGCACGGCGCAACGACGGCACCGTGTGGACGTGGGGCGACAACTCTGACGGTCAGCTCGGCGATGACCTGGGGGCACGCGCTGGAACGCCGCGACAGGTGATGGGCCTGCCTGCCATCACCGCCGTCGCCACCGGCTGGGCCCACTCGCTCGCCCTGGCCACGGACGGCACCGTTTGGGCCTGGGGCCGCAATGGCTGGGGGCAGCTCGGCAATGGCACCTACAACCACACCACCGGGGTGGGGCAGGTGCTCGGCCTCTGGGGCATCGTCGCCATCAGCGCGGGCAATGACCATTCCCTGGCGCTGCGCAACGACGGCACGCTGTGGGCCTGGGGCCACAACGACAAAGGGCAGGTGGGCAACGGCAGCACGGCGGGCTCCATCAACTCGCCGGTGCAGGTGCTCACCCAGGTGGCGTCGCTCGGAGCGCACATGGGCACCTCGCACTCCATCGTCACGCGGACGGATGGCTCCGTCTGGGTATGGGGTGACAGTTACTTCAGCCAGCTCGGCATCCCCGGGGTGCTCGGGACGCTGACGCCGCTCCAGGTGGGCGGCATCTCCGGAACCATCACCTCGGCGGTGGGCGGCGCGATGCATTCCTTCGCCGTGGGCAGCGACGGGACGGTGTGGGCCTGGGGCCTGCAAGGCAACGGCTCACTGGGGCTTCCCGGCGTCACCACCCAGCAGAGCCCGACGCGGGTGCCACTCCTGACGAACGTCATCGCGGTGGCGGGGCGCAATCGGCATGGCCTGGCCCTGCGCGGTGACGGCACCCTGCGGACCTGGGGCGCCAACTCCGACGGGCAGCTGGGAGACGGGACGTTCGTCGACCGCGCGTCGCCCATCACCGTGCCGGTGCAGGGCACTTTCACCGCCGTGGGCACCAGCCTGTTCGCCTCCATGGCCCTGCGCAATGACGGCACGGTGTGGGTGTGGGGAAGCAGCTCCGGGGGGCTGCTCGGCAATGCCACCACGGACAGCGGGTCGGCCCTGCCGGTGGAGCCGAAGGGCATTCCCAAGCGGGTTCCCGTCTCGGCGGGAGCCTTCCACACGCTGGCGCTCCGGGCCGACGGCACGGCGCGGGCCTGGGGCAACAATGGCTCGGGGCAGCTCGGCGACGGCACGTACTCGAATCGCAGCCTGCCCATCTCCTCGACGGGGATGTCGTGCACGCAGGCCGTGGCCTCGGGTGGAGTGCACACGCTGGCGCTGCGGTGTGATGGCACCGTCTGGGCATGGGGAAACAACAGCGCCGGGGCGCTGGGCACGGGCACGGGAACCACGGGGACTCCGACGCGCGTGCCGGGCCTGTCCGGCGTCGTGGCCATTGCCGCGGGCGTGGATTTCTCGCTCGCGCTGCGCAATGACGGCAGCGTGTTTGCCTGGGGCAACAATGCCTCCGGGCAGCTCGGGGATGGGAGCACCACGTCGCGCACGGCACCGGTGCAGGTAACGGGCCTCGCGAATGTCGCAGCCATCGCCGCGGGCCATGCGCATGCGCTGGCGCTGCGCGCGGATGGGACGCTCTGGGCCTGGGGGAAGAACGATGCAGGGCAGGTGGGCGACTACACCGTGACGAACCGCACCGTCCCCGTGCAGGTGCTGACGGGAGTGAAGGGCATGGACGCGAGCTCACAGCACTCGCTCGCGGTGGGCAACGACGGCTCGCTCTGGGCGTGGGGCAACAACACCTTCGGTCAGCTCGGCACGGGGACGTACTCCGATGCATTCTTCCCCACGCAGGTGACGGGTGTGTCCGGGCTCGACAACGTGTCCGCGGGGGCGCACTTCTCGCTGGCGGTGGGGACGGATGGCTCACTGTGGAGCTGGGGGCGCAACCAGGACGGCGAGCTCGGGGATGGAACGACGGTGCAGCGCAACACCCCCGCGAAAGTGACGAGCCTGACGGGCGTCACGGTGGCGTCCGCGGGTGAGCAGCATGGCGTGGTGTATCTCCAGGATGGCTCCGTTCGGGCCTGGGGCCTCAACGTCTTCGGGCAGCTCGGCCTGGGCGACACCGTGACGCGCACGTCTCCGGCGCAGGTGACCGGGCTGTAG